GAAGAGAAGTTAAATCAACGGTCACCATGCGCCCtcagtgcctcctccttcttgtTGCCCTCATCCTTCCTCTGGCCGCCGCCACCAGCACAGTCCAGATCGGCGGTTGGAAACCCATTGAGGACGTCAGCGACCCCGAGGTGCTAGAGGCCGCAGAGTTCGCTGTGTCGGAGTACAACACGAAGCAAGCAAAGGCTCAGAACAAGTTGGTGTTTGAGACAGTGCTCCGGGGTGAGACGCAACTCGTTGCGGGCACGAACTATAAGCTTTTCATTTCGGCAAAAAATGAGTCGTCGGTGGCAAATCCCACCAGGGTTATCGGCACCGCCGCCGCAAATAATTATGAGGTCTTCGTCTATGACAGGGCTTGGGAGCATCACAAGGAATTGGTCTACTTTCATCGTTCGAAAAAAAACTAACTAGGTTTAAAGATTGCTTGAAGTTTATATCAATAATTAGAGCAATTTGAATGGTTGATCTTCAATCCTTATTTTCGTGaatttttttgtgttcttgATTCAGTCTTCATTTGTTGTAAAACAGAGAGATAAAAGAGAACAGAaataagaaaaacaagaaaacggcgcaaaaaaaaaaagactgaaCCAATTAAAGAGgcacatgaaaaaaaaaccatccttgaaaaagaaaatattagttGTATATGAATGAaaattgtaatttcttatttttggCTTTCTTGCGTT
This genomic interval from Malus domestica chromosome 05, GDT2T_hap1 contains the following:
- the LOC103434431 gene encoding cysteine proteinase inhibitor 1-like; translation: MRPQCLLLLVALILPLAAATSTVQIGGWKPIEDVSDPEVLEAAEFAVSEYNTKQAKAQNKLVFETVLRGETQLVAGTNYKLFISAKNESSVANPTRVIGTAAANNYEVFVYDRAWEHHKELSSFVVKQRDKREQK